Proteins from a single region of Colias croceus chromosome Z, ilColCroc2.1:
- the LOC123705617 gene encoding uncharacterized protein LOC123705617 — MSMPAYDSWFVRTNDVYQLWANQPTYIISQAVYIFAGILTLLHAISKGGRWPYFWLATVLHGVFTDNFWAIAVPQFDNFWHSQTPLIFLGGRLPLHIILLYPAFIYHAAYAVSRLNLPRYAEPFAVGLLTVLIDIPYDIVAVKFVHWMWHDTDPNIFDRHYWVPWNSYYFHATFAASFYFFFHSFRNWYAPKVSQWASAGKYVEISSLILASLLGMPGGVVMFIPIYHPLHDLFNIHSEVTFFFLASIFLAIVLVGLLSDREKCQDRLTMFDYVLILQLALHYIIYWSFVVFLNPEDEVSVGFHQPIGPCDDVTHFTSPFGQKLSKKTFLCPTNYDEKYFDFHCVGGKLPQNGSNWYTICGTPFENRAEYITVLTAILVFAFAIFRGIYFKTLVPVSAAKVVRNKKKVN; from the exons ATGTCT ATGCCGGCGTACGACAGCTGGTTTGTTCGTACCAACGACGTATACCAGCTGTGGGCCAACCAGCCCACATACATAATATCCCAAGCTGTGTATATATTTGCTGGTATCCTAACCTTATTACACG CAATCAGCAAGGGTGGCAGGTGGCCTTACTTCTGGCTGGCCACAGTCCTCCATGGCGTATTCACGGATAACTTTTGGGCCATCGCAGTGCCACAGTTCGACAACTTTTGGCATTCACAAACACCCTTAATTTTCTTGGGAGGAAGATTGCCTCTTCACATTATTTTGCTGT ATCCCGCGTTCATTTACCACGCGGCGTACGCGGTCTCGCGCCTCAACCTGCCCAGATACGCAGAACCATTCGCCGTTGGTCTATTGACCGTTCTGATAGACATCCCATACGATATAGTGGCTGTTAAATTCGTACATTGGATGTGGCACGACACTGACCCGAATATATTCGACCGCCACTATTGGGTACCTTGGAATTCCTATTACTTCCATGCAACTTTTGCCGCGAGTTTCTATTTCTTCTTCCACTCGTTCAGGAACTGGTATGCGCCAAAGGTGTCACAATGGGCTTCTGCGGG GAAATACGTGGAAATATCCTCTCTAATTCTGGCCTCTCTCCTCGGAATGCCGGGTGGAGTGGTGATGTTCATACCTATTTACCATCCACTACACGATTTATTCAACATACATTCAGAAGTGACGTTCTTCTTCCTTGCTTCTATATTCCTGGCGATTGTACTGGTTGGTCTACTGAGCGACAGGGAGAAGTGCCAGGACAG GCTAACAATGTTCGATTACGTCCTTATACTACAACTGGCTCTccactacataatatactggAGTTTCGTGGTATTCCTGAACCCGGAGGATGAAGTATCTGTTGGTTTCCATCAGCCGATTGGACCCTGTGATGACGTCACACATTTCACATCTCCATTTGGTCAG AAACTGTCCAAGAAGACGTTCCTGTGCCCCACGAACTACGACGAGAAGTACTTCGACTTCCACTGCGTTGGGGGCAAACTGCCTCAGAACGGCTCCAACTGGTACACCATTTGTGGAACACCTTTTGA aaacCGAGCGGAGTACATCACCGTCCTAACTGCAATATTAGTATTTGCTTTTGCTATCTTCCGCGGAATATATTTCAAAACCCTAGTACCCGTGTCCGCGGCAAAAGTTGTTcgtaataaaaagaaagtaaaCTAA